The Desmonostoc muscorum LEGE 12446 genome includes a region encoding these proteins:
- a CDS encoding allophycocyanin subunit alpha-B yields the protein MTVISQVILRADDELRYPSSGELKNIKDFLETGVQRTRIAATLAENEKKIVQEATKQLWQKRPDFISPGGNAYGERQRSLCVRDFGWYLRLITYGVLAGDKEPIEKIGLIGVREMYNSLGVPVPGMVEAINSLKTAALDLLSAEDSIQAAPYFDYIIQAMS from the coding sequence ATGACTGTAATTAGCCAAGTTATTCTCAGAGCCGACGACGAACTGCGTTATCCCAGCAGTGGCGAACTTAAAAATATCAAAGACTTTTTGGAAACCGGCGTACAACGGACGCGCATTGCTGCGACCCTAGCTGAAAATGAAAAAAAGATAGTTCAGGAAGCAACCAAACAACTTTGGCAAAAGCGCCCTGACTTTATCTCTCCTGGTGGTAATGCCTATGGTGAGCGCCAACGCTCTCTATGTGTCCGTGATTTTGGTTGGTACTTACGCCTAATTACTTATGGTGTACTTGCCGGCGACAAAGAGCCAATTGAAAAAATTGGTTTGATTGGCGTGCGGGAAATGTACAACTCATTGGGCGTTCCCGTGCCTGGAATGGTAGAAGCTATCAATTCACTCAAAACTGCCGCTCTCGACTTACTGAGTGCAGAAGATTCTATCCAAGCTGCACCATACTTTGATTACATCATTCAAGCGATGTCTTAA
- a CDS encoding type II toxin-antitoxin system death-on-curing family toxin, with protein MQTPKFLTISQVLDIHQRQIQKFGGTSGVRDEGLLDSALAQPQATFGGELLHPTIGEQAAAYLYHLAMNHPFIDGNKRTAFAVMDTFITVNGYSLNLSQEQAYNLVIQVVQREISKEELSAFLELHLQGK; from the coding sequence TTGCAGACTCCTAAATTTCTGACTATTTCTCAAGTCTTAGATATTCACCAACGCCAAATTCAAAAATTTGGTGGAACATCAGGTGTCAGAGACGAAGGTTTGCTAGATTCAGCACTGGCACAACCTCAAGCCACCTTTGGCGGCGAACTTCTTCATCCGACAATTGGTGAGCAAGCAGCAGCATACCTGTACCATTTAGCAATGAACCATCCGTTTATTGATGGCAACAAGCGCACGGCATTTGCGGTTATGGATACCTTCATAACCGTAAACGGCTACAGCTTGAACTTATCCCAAGAGCAAGCTTACAACTTGGTGATTCAAGTAGTTCAGAGGGAAATATCCAAAGAAGAATTATCCGCATTTCTGGAACTGCATCTACAAGGCAAGTAA
- the purL gene encoding phosphoribosylformylglycinamidine synthase subunit PurL, which translates to MTATSKPAFSAEEIAAEGIKPEEYAEIVRRLGRHPNKAELGMFGVMWSEHCCYKNSRPLLKQFPTEGDRILVGPGENAGVVDLGDGLQLAFKIESHNHPSAVEPFQGAATGVGGILRDIFTMGARPIAILNSLRFGSLEDAKTQRLFTGVVSGISHYGNCVGVPTVGGEVYFDPAYSGNPLVNVMALGLMETPEIVKSGASGLGNPVLYVGSTTGRDGMGGASFASAELSDKSMDDRPAVQVGDPFLEKSLIEACLEAFKTGAVVAAQDMGAAGITCSTSEMAAKGGVGIELDLDKIPVRELGMIPYEYLLSESQERMLFVAHKGREQELIDIFHRWGLQAVVAGTVIGEPIVRILYQGEVAAEIPAEALAENTPLYQRDLLAEPPEYARQAWEWTADSLPDCTIAGIELQGRLQSWNDILLTLLDTPTIASKSWVYRQYDHQVQNNTVILPGGADAAVIRLRPLEEIPNLKSPIQNPKSAVAATVDCNSRYVYLDPYEGAKAVVAEAARNLSCVGAEPLAVTDNLNFGSPEKPIGYWQLAEACRGLAEGCRELATPVTGGNVSLYNETLDSQGTPQPIYPTPVVGMVGLIPDITKICGQGWQTAGDVIYLLGLPLASQLTLGASEYLATIHGTVAGKPPQIDFDLERRVQKVCRDGIRNGWVHSAHDCAEGGIAIALAECCISGNLGAQINLEIVSNQSQRLDEVLFAEGGARILVSIAPEQQEIWESYLQEHLGQEWQKLGIVGNFEAGLGVLTTDNQALIKVNIEHMSDRYSQAIVRRLAIHTTTPS; encoded by the coding sequence ATGACTGCAACCTCAAAACCAGCTTTTTCAGCTGAAGAAATCGCCGCTGAAGGTATAAAGCCAGAAGAATACGCAGAAATTGTCCGTCGTTTAGGGCGTCATCCCAACAAAGCCGAACTGGGAATGTTTGGGGTAATGTGGTCAGAACATTGCTGTTACAAAAATTCTCGACCTTTACTCAAACAGTTTCCTACAGAAGGCGATCGCATTCTGGTAGGGCCTGGTGAAAATGCTGGTGTTGTAGATTTGGGTGACGGACTCCAATTAGCCTTTAAAATAGAATCCCACAACCACCCCTCAGCAGTCGAACCCTTTCAGGGAGCGGCAACGGGAGTAGGAGGCATTCTCAGGGATATTTTTACAATGGGTGCGCGTCCCATTGCCATCTTAAACTCGCTGCGCTTTGGTTCCTTAGAAGATGCCAAAACCCAAAGGTTATTCACTGGTGTAGTATCAGGAATCTCTCATTATGGTAATTGTGTCGGAGTACCCACCGTTGGTGGTGAAGTTTACTTTGATCCTGCTTACTCTGGTAATCCCCTGGTGAATGTGATGGCGCTGGGGTTGATGGAAACGCCAGAAATCGTCAAATCTGGGGCATCTGGCTTAGGTAACCCTGTGTTGTATGTCGGTTCCACCACCGGGCGCGATGGGATGGGAGGCGCGAGTTTTGCCAGTGCAGAATTGAGTGATAAATCAATGGACGATCGCCCTGCTGTGCAAGTAGGCGACCCCTTTTTGGAAAAGTCGTTAATTGAAGCTTGTTTGGAAGCTTTTAAAACAGGTGCAGTTGTCGCCGCCCAGGATATGGGAGCAGCAGGAATCACCTGTTCGACTTCCGAGATGGCGGCAAAAGGCGGTGTGGGAATTGAACTAGATTTAGATAAAATTCCCGTGCGGGAGCTAGGGATGATTCCCTATGAATACCTGCTTTCCGAATCTCAAGAACGGATGTTGTTTGTTGCCCACAAAGGGCGCGAGCAAGAGTTAATCGATATTTTTCACCGCTGGGGACTTCAGGCTGTTGTTGCCGGTACAGTGATTGGTGAACCTATTGTGCGGATTCTTTACCAAGGTGAAGTCGCAGCAGAAATTCCCGCTGAGGCTTTGGCAGAGAATACCCCGCTTTATCAACGGGACTTGTTGGCAGAACCACCAGAATATGCCCGTCAAGCTTGGGAATGGACTGCTGATTCTTTGCCTGATTGTACAATTGCTGGAATCGAACTCCAAGGACGCCTGCAAAGCTGGAATGATATTCTCTTAACTTTGCTCGATACACCCACGATCGCTTCTAAAAGCTGGGTATATCGTCAGTACGACCATCAAGTACAAAACAACACAGTAATTTTACCAGGTGGTGCAGATGCCGCTGTTATCCGTTTGCGCCCACTGGAAGAAATCCCCAATCTCAAATCCCCAATCCAAAATCCAAAATCGGCAGTGGCGGCTACGGTTGATTGCAATTCTCGTTACGTTTATCTTGATCCCTATGAAGGAGCTAAGGCAGTGGTGGCGGAAGCAGCACGCAATCTTAGTTGTGTAGGTGCAGAACCTCTGGCGGTGACAGATAACCTCAATTTTGGCTCTCCAGAAAAACCAATTGGCTACTGGCAATTAGCAGAAGCTTGTCGTGGTTTGGCAGAAGGTTGCCGAGAACTGGCAACACCAGTTACAGGCGGAAATGTCTCTTTGTACAATGAAACCCTTGATTCCCAAGGGACTCCCCAACCAATTTATCCGACTCCTGTTGTGGGTATGGTGGGGTTGATTCCCGATATCACCAAAATTTGTGGTCAAGGTTGGCAAACAGCAGGCGATGTGATTTATCTTCTGGGATTACCTTTAGCATCCCAACTCACCTTGGGAGCATCTGAGTATTTAGCCACCATCCACGGTACTGTTGCCGGAAAACCGCCACAAATAGATTTTGATTTGGAACGTCGGGTACAGAAAGTTTGTCGTGACGGAATTCGTAATGGTTGGGTACATTCAGCCCACGATTGTGCTGAGGGAGGAATCGCGATCGCCTTAGCAGAATGTTGCATTTCTGGCAACCTTGGCGCCCAAATCAATTTAGAAATAGTATCAAACCAGTCACAACGGCTCGATGAGGTACTTTTTGCCGAAGGTGGTGCCAGAATTTTAGTTTCCATAGCACCAGAACAACAAGAAATTTGGGAATCATACTTACAGGAACATTTGGGTCAAGAGTGGCAAAAACTGGGTATAGTCGGTAATTTCGAGGCGGGTTTGGGGGTTTTAACCACTGACAACCAAGCCTTAATCAAAGTTAATATTGAACATATGAGCGATCGTTATTCCCAGGCGATCGTCAGGCGTCTCGCCATCCACACCACTACCCCCAGTTGA